One genomic segment of Streptomyces sp. RerS4 includes these proteins:
- a CDS encoding sensor histidine kinase, with amino-acid sequence MAVGVGTEVERGGSAHWDAGAGRDPSRRVADQGTDQGTDQNADRSPWTRNDALVAVAAGTIDLVGYSLGMQSEGRSLNATAAVVLVVSAMPLMARRVRPVAVLAAVLALGVMLNLTTPLSPHFTLTLMVALYSVARFSRPAVVATAALAAVPLISVGQSGWPLPFGWWGVLGNAIGTLITVGAAQAVNHRQREAEAHRTMLADRAVAEERRRIARELHDMVAHHITTMQLMAGGARANLAHDPDVAREALVTLEGSGRMALREMRQLLDVLRAGEEPEHTPPAPQPGAGDLDRLIAESRRAGTQTEFTVDGTVRPLPPSVGLTVFRIVQEALTNTRKHAGRATAHVRLAYHRDDVTVEVRDDGAGAQAPAARPAQRSGYGLIGMHERVALQGGTLEAAALDGGGFRVAARLPVRGEDEREERHR; translated from the coding sequence ATGGCTGTGGGCGTGGGCACAGAAGTGGAACGGGGCGGGAGCGCACATTGGGACGCGGGCGCGGGCCGGGACCCGAGCCGCCGGGTCGCCGACCAAGGCACCGACCAAGGCACCGACCAGAATGCCGATCGGTCGCCGTGGACGCGCAACGACGCGCTCGTGGCCGTGGCGGCCGGCACCATCGACCTCGTCGGCTACTCCTTGGGCATGCAGTCCGAGGGCCGGTCCCTGAACGCGACGGCGGCCGTCGTCCTGGTGGTGTCGGCGATGCCCCTGATGGCCCGGCGCGTGCGCCCGGTGGCGGTACTCGCCGCCGTTCTGGCCCTGGGCGTGATGCTGAACCTCACTACTCCGCTGTCCCCGCACTTCACCCTCACCCTCATGGTCGCCCTCTATTCGGTGGCCCGGTTCAGCCGCCCCGCCGTGGTCGCGACGGCGGCGCTCGCGGCAGTACCGCTGATCTCCGTCGGCCAGAGCGGCTGGCCCCTGCCCTTCGGCTGGTGGGGCGTGCTCGGGAACGCGATCGGCACCCTCATCACCGTCGGCGCGGCCCAGGCGGTGAACCACCGTCAGCGGGAGGCGGAGGCCCACCGGACGATGCTCGCCGACCGGGCGGTGGCCGAGGAGCGCCGCCGGATCGCCCGCGAGCTGCACGACATGGTCGCCCACCACATCACGACCATGCAGTTGATGGCCGGTGGAGCGCGGGCCAACCTCGCGCACGATCCCGATGTGGCCCGGGAGGCACTCGTCACCCTTGAGGGCTCCGGGCGGATGGCGCTGCGCGAGATGCGCCAACTCCTCGACGTGCTGCGGGCCGGCGAGGAGCCGGAGCACACCCCGCCGGCGCCGCAGCCCGGAGCCGGAGACCTGGACCGGCTCATCGCCGAGTCCCGGCGGGCTGGGACGCAGACAGAGTTCACGGTGGACGGGACGGTCCGCCCGCTGCCGCCGAGCGTCGGCCTGACGGTCTTCCGGATCGTGCAGGAAGCCCTCACCAACACCCGCAAGCACGCGGGGCGGGCAACGGCCCACGTACGGCTCGCGTACCACCGGGACGATGTGACCGTGGAGGTACGGGACGACGGAGCGGGAGCGCAGGCACCGGCCGCACGGCCCGCGCAACGCTCCGGGTACGGTCTGATCGGTATGCACGAGCGTGTCGCTCTGCAGGGCGGAACCCTGGAGGCCGCCGCGCTCGACGGCGGCGGCTTCCGGGTCGCGGCCCGTCTCCCGGTCCGGGGAGAGGACGAGAGAGAGGAACGGCACCGATGA
- a CDS encoding SMI1/KNR4 family protein yields MTESEVALVERELGVSFPAEYRACLQEEAPAQQVFRPRRVESGWDWGFDWYWPAELVRLPFPHPDSYARAEDELAAREPLPEDFTDVREHIAAYDAWDQEYEVFQDAKTAGAVLLQENGCGFSTLLAVSGPLAGTVWWDGRASCDLILPLSLDHPGGARPVTFGEWLRHGSWPLLPPNWGRPDSE; encoded by the coding sequence TTGACCGAGTCCGAGGTCGCCCTGGTCGAGCGTGAGCTCGGGGTTTCCTTCCCCGCCGAGTACCGGGCGTGTCTGCAGGAGGAGGCGCCCGCCCAGCAGGTGTTCCGGCCGCGCCGGGTGGAATCCGGTTGGGATTGGGGGTTCGACTGGTACTGGCCCGCGGAGTTGGTGCGGTTGCCCTTCCCCCACCCCGACTCGTACGCGCGGGCGGAAGACGAGCTGGCCGCGCGCGAACCGCTCCCGGAGGACTTCACGGACGTGCGGGAGCACATCGCGGCCTACGACGCGTGGGACCAGGAGTACGAGGTCTTCCAGGACGCCAAGACCGCCGGGGCCGTGCTGCTCCAGGAGAACGGCTGCGGCTTCAGTACGCTGCTGGCGGTGTCAGGTCCCCTCGCCGGCACGGTGTGGTGGGACGGCCGCGCCTCCTGTGACCTGATCCTCCCGCTTTCCCTCGACCACCCGGGCGGTGCCCGACCGGTCACCTTCGGCGAGTGGCTCCGGCACGGCTCATGGCCGTTGCTGCCGCCGAACTGGGGCCGACCCGACTCGGAGTAA
- a CDS encoding N-acetyltransferase codes for MSWLPDDFVHPVLVPLPGGGHHLRPIREADTPLDYPAVMGSRERLWTIFGPAWGWPAATMTYEADQADLLRHEKEIAAHQSFNYALFDAAETALLGCVYIDPPERAGADGEISWWVVDELVGSKVEEALDELVPQWIAADWPFEQPRFLGREISWSDWLALPEHPDA; via the coding sequence ATGAGCTGGCTTCCCGATGACTTCGTCCACCCCGTCCTGGTACCGCTGCCGGGCGGTGGCCATCACCTGCGGCCGATCCGGGAGGCGGACACCCCGCTCGACTATCCGGCTGTGATGGGTTCGCGCGAGCGGCTGTGGACCATCTTCGGCCCGGCCTGGGGCTGGCCCGCGGCCACCATGACCTACGAGGCCGATCAGGCCGACCTGTTGCGGCACGAGAAGGAGATCGCCGCACACCAGTCTTTCAACTACGCGCTGTTCGACGCGGCGGAGACAGCTCTGCTCGGCTGCGTCTACATCGACCCACCGGAGAGGGCCGGCGCGGACGGCGAGATCTCCTGGTGGGTGGTGGACGAGCTGGTGGGCAGCAAGGTCGAGGAGGCCCTCGACGAGTTGGTGCCGCAGTGGATCGCCGCCGACTGGCCGTTCGAGCAGCCGCGCTTCCTCGGCCGTGAGATCTCCTGGTCGGACTGGCTCGCCCTGCCGGAGCACCCCGACGCGTAA
- a CDS encoding response regulator transcription factor, whose product MIRVLIADDQPLVRRGLALILAPDPEFEVVGEAEDGARAVALAQQVRPDVVVMDIRMPVLDGVRATEELARTLPETRVLALSTFDMDEYVVAALRVGAYGFLPKDVSPEELITAIRTVHTGEAAVAPRLLTRLISAYVRTPARPRAWTGETPAELTPRELEIWRLMATGRGNTEIALDLDISVSTVKNHITGIFGKLGVRDRAQAVIAAYESGLVEAGYGSG is encoded by the coding sequence ATGATCCGCGTGCTCATCGCCGACGACCAGCCGCTGGTACGGCGGGGCCTGGCCCTGATCCTTGCCCCCGACCCGGAGTTCGAGGTCGTGGGCGAGGCCGAGGACGGGGCCAGGGCCGTCGCCCTCGCCCAGCAGGTACGGCCCGACGTGGTCGTCATGGACATCCGCATGCCGGTCCTCGACGGAGTCCGGGCCACCGAGGAACTCGCGCGGACGCTCCCGGAGACCCGCGTCCTGGCCCTCAGCACCTTCGACATGGACGAGTACGTGGTCGCCGCCCTGCGCGTCGGCGCGTACGGATTCCTACCGAAGGACGTCTCGCCGGAGGAGCTGATCACCGCGATCCGCACCGTCCACACCGGCGAGGCCGCCGTCGCGCCGCGGCTCCTCACCCGGCTCATCTCCGCCTACGTACGGACCCCCGCCCGGCCGCGAGCGTGGACCGGCGAGACCCCGGCCGAACTGACCCCGCGGGAGCTGGAGATCTGGCGGCTCATGGCCACCGGCCGGGGCAATACCGAGATCGCCCTGGACCTGGACATCAGTGTCTCCACGGTCAAGAACCACATCACCGGCATCTTCGGCAAGCTGGGCGTCCGCGATCGCGCGCAGGCGGTGATCGCCGCCTACGAATCAGGCCTGGTGGAGGCCGGATACGGGAGCGGTTGA
- a CDS encoding MMPL family transporter: MIRALTRFSTRSPWKVIALWAVLGIAAALVGQVFIFRATQAGNGGFLPAHYDSAAAMKIAEDRFGVKPDANVLTLLVARSDDAPLGVADEQRIDARAAQLSQRRITMPRTEETPPFAQDHSQVPRVSPAMTAPDRSFRLLSVELAGNPADPGVQETYRAFRDSARDGFAEEGLRTGFTGGIADRVDTEDAGKTRSTVVGAVMLGVIVLLHVMVFRSFLAALLPLLAVSVIGGAAAGVVVGAALLTGTGLADSTPGLINVVLVGIGIDYFLFLLFRFREQLREHPRQSGREAAAEVAGRVGTAITSAALTIVAAFATLGVASFGQFQVLGPAIALAVLVMLLGSLTLMPALLAVTGRKMFWPSRALRHEPRAGAAARLGDRVARRPLTLVLASVALLGALATGVVGMRMDYGQGGAGAERTAAVATAAEISRALPAGVSDPTSVFVTASDGGSLTVERLGGLSKALAGVGGVGQVAGTVLSEDRRAARIDLFLTADPQGQEARDLVTGPVRAAVAADAPAGTEAHVGGTPAVFADISAAVDEDLKVVFPVAAVLIALILLALLRSLLAPVILLAAVGLGFAATLGASTLVFQRALNRPGVDFSLPLVLFLFVVALGTDYNILMSDRIREEMERPGPARAAVGRAVRHTAPAIATAGLVLAASFGSLAVTPAPSTQQIGFATALGILLSALVLSIVLVPALAALLGRSTWWPVRPRRSGAAAGTDTSAVSGADTGPAPAPDRALVR, from the coding sequence GTGATCCGCGCCCTGACCCGATTCTCGACGCGAAGTCCGTGGAAGGTCATCGCCCTGTGGGCGGTGCTGGGCATCGCAGCGGCCCTGGTGGGGCAGGTGTTCATCTTCCGCGCCACTCAGGCCGGCAACGGCGGGTTCCTGCCCGCGCACTACGACTCGGCGGCCGCGATGAAGATCGCGGAGGACCGGTTCGGGGTGAAGCCGGACGCCAACGTCCTGACCCTGCTGGTGGCCCGCTCGGACGACGCGCCGCTCGGCGTCGCCGACGAGCAGCGCATCGACGCGCGGGCGGCGCAACTGTCCCAGCGGCGCATCACCATGCCCAGGACCGAGGAAACGCCGCCGTTCGCCCAGGACCACTCGCAGGTCCCCCGGGTCAGCCCGGCCATGACGGCGCCCGACCGCTCGTTCCGGCTGCTGTCCGTTGAACTGGCCGGAAATCCCGCCGATCCCGGGGTACAGGAGACCTACCGGGCCTTCCGGGACTCCGCGCGGGACGGGTTCGCCGAGGAAGGGCTGCGTACCGGGTTCACCGGCGGGATCGCGGACAGGGTGGACACGGAGGACGCCGGGAAGACCAGGTCGACGGTGGTCGGCGCGGTCATGCTCGGGGTCATCGTCCTGCTGCACGTCATGGTCTTCCGTAGTTTCCTGGCAGCCCTGCTCCCGCTGCTCGCCGTCTCCGTCATCGGCGGCGCCGCGGCCGGCGTCGTCGTTGGTGCCGCACTTCTGACCGGAACCGGACTGGCTGATTCCACACCGGGGTTGATCAATGTAGTGCTGGTGGGCATCGGCATCGACTACTTCCTCTTCCTCCTCTTCCGCTTCCGTGAGCAGCTGCGCGAGCATCCCCGTCAGTCCGGGCGCGAAGCGGCCGCCGAGGTCGCCGGGCGCGTGGGTACGGCCATCACCTCCGCGGCACTCACCATCGTCGCCGCGTTCGCCACGCTCGGCGTGGCCTCCTTCGGCCAGTTCCAGGTGCTGGGGCCGGCCATAGCCCTGGCCGTACTGGTGATGCTGCTGGGCAGCCTGACCCTCATGCCGGCCCTGCTGGCGGTCACCGGGCGCAAGATGTTCTGGCCCTCGCGGGCCCTGAGGCACGAGCCCCGCGCGGGCGCCGCCGCCCGGCTGGGCGACCGCGTGGCGCGCCGGCCCTTGACGCTGGTCCTGGCCTCGGTCGCGCTGCTCGGCGCGCTGGCCACCGGGGTCGTGGGTATGCGCATGGACTACGGGCAGGGCGGCGCGGGGGCCGAGCGCACGGCCGCGGTTGCCACCGCCGCCGAGATCTCCCGCGCCCTGCCGGCCGGAGTGTCGGACCCGACCAGCGTCTTCGTCACGGCCTCGGACGGCGGCTCGCTGACCGTCGAGCGCCTCGGGGGACTGTCCAAGGCGCTCGCCGGGGTCGGCGGCGTGGGGCAGGTCGCGGGCACCGTACTGAGCGAGGACCGGCGGGCGGCGCGGATCGACCTGTTCCTGACGGCCGACCCGCAAGGGCAGGAGGCGCGCGACCTGGTCACCGGCCCGGTCAGGGCCGCGGTCGCGGCCGACGCGCCTGCCGGTACGGAGGCACACGTGGGCGGCACACCGGCGGTCTTCGCCGACATCTCGGCCGCCGTGGACGAGGACCTGAAGGTGGTGTTCCCGGTGGCGGCGGTACTGATCGCGCTGATCCTGCTGGCGCTGCTGCGCAGCCTGCTGGCGCCGGTGATCCTGCTGGCCGCGGTCGGGCTCGGCTTCGCCGCCACCCTCGGCGCATCGACCCTGGTGTTCCAGCGCGCCCTAAACCGGCCCGGGGTGGACTTCTCGCTGCCGCTCGTGCTGTTCCTGTTCGTGGTCGCGCTGGGGACCGACTACAACATCCTGATGAGCGACCGGATCCGCGAGGAGATGGAACGGCCGGGTCCGGCCCGCGCGGCGGTGGGCCGCGCCGTGCGGCACACGGCGCCCGCCATCGCCACGGCGGGCCTGGTGCTGGCCGCGTCCTTCGGCAGCCTGGCGGTCACCCCTGCCCCGTCCACCCAGCAGATCGGCTTCGCGACGGCCCTGGGGATCCTGCTCTCCGCCCTCGTGCTGTCGATCGTGCTGGTGCCCGCGCTGGCCGCGCTCTTGGGCCGGTCCACGTGGTGGCCGGTGCGCCCGCGCCGCTCCGGTGCTGCCGCCGGTACGGACACGAGTGCGGTCTCAGGTGCGGACACCGGTCCGGCGCCGGCTCCGGACCGCGCCCTGGTCCGCTGA
- a CDS encoding AfsR/SARP family transcriptional regulator, giving the protein MQIDVLGAVRALHDDGTPVDLGGPRHREVLARLVAAGGRMVATDTLVDDLWADPPVRAVGALRTFVAALRRAIEPGRPPRTPPRVLVTEGPGYAVRLPRDTVDVHRFEDALARARRTPDALTDLDAALAAWRGSAYADVTGSAWAQRERARLEELRLEAVELRARLLLDSGSGAELVAELGAHVTEHPWREPAWGLLARALHRAGRQADALATLRRARTMLADQLGLDPGAGLRRLETDILRGATTLQPPRTVWTAGVRLGPRTTVELARTLALAGGDALIHSRRDRLAAVRAAERTGDITLTARVISAYDVPALWSRADDPDQSRAVVAAAERTLTALGTDGPAELRARLLATVAVESRSADLSATERRRAGQAAREAEALARELGDPALLVFALNGVFLQSFTRPGLAAARDVTGSEILDLATRHELPDFAVLGRLIRLQSASALGDLDAATAHAEAAEQLAVSTEALLVPVLTGWFRARATAARSTEPGGPTAATAAAHYRAAENALAGTAGMPGLHRGLFALALLGLRLLHDRPAPTDPALDWGPYHPWTHPLVLLARNRDEEARAALAMAPEPPPDHMQEALWCLTAHAAARLGERPVAARAATALRAARTEHAGGASGMLTLGSVARYLAEAEACADKR; this is encoded by the coding sequence ATGCAAATCGACGTACTCGGTGCCGTGCGGGCCCTTCACGACGACGGCACCCCGGTCGACCTGGGCGGACCCCGCCACCGTGAGGTACTCGCCCGGCTTGTCGCCGCCGGGGGACGGATGGTAGCCACCGACACCCTCGTGGACGACCTGTGGGCCGATCCGCCGGTGCGCGCAGTGGGTGCGTTGCGTACGTTCGTCGCCGCGCTGCGCCGCGCCATCGAACCTGGCCGGCCGCCCCGCACCCCGCCGCGCGTCCTCGTCACGGAAGGCCCCGGCTACGCGGTGCGCCTACCGCGCGACACCGTAGACGTCCACCGTTTCGAGGACGCCCTGGCCCGCGCCCGGCGTACTCCCGATGCTCTGACCGACCTCGACGCGGCCCTCGCGGCCTGGCGCGGCTCCGCCTACGCCGACGTGACCGGCTCCGCGTGGGCCCAGCGCGAACGGGCCCGGCTGGAAGAGCTGAGGCTGGAGGCGGTGGAACTGCGCGCCCGCCTCCTCCTCGACTCCGGTTCAGGAGCCGAGCTGGTCGCCGAACTGGGCGCCCACGTCACCGAACACCCCTGGCGTGAACCGGCCTGGGGGCTGCTGGCCCGCGCACTGCACCGGGCAGGCCGTCAGGCAGACGCACTGGCCACCCTGCGCCGCGCCCGCACGATGCTCGCGGACCAGCTCGGGCTCGACCCGGGTGCCGGCCTCCGGCGCCTGGAGACGGACATTCTCCGCGGAGCTACGACGCTCCAGCCCCCACGTACCGTCTGGACCGCAGGCGTACGACTCGGACCGCGCACCACCGTGGAACTGGCGCGCACCCTGGCCCTGGCGGGCGGTGACGCCCTCATCCACTCGCGGCGCGACCGGCTCGCCGCCGTCCGGGCGGCGGAACGCACCGGAGACATCACTCTGACCGCGCGCGTCATCAGCGCCTACGACGTGCCCGCCCTCTGGAGCCGGGCCGACGATCCCGACCAGTCCCGCGCCGTCGTCGCGGCCGCCGAGCGTACGCTCACCGCGCTCGGCACCGACGGCCCCGCCGAACTGCGCGCCCGCCTGCTGGCTACCGTCGCGGTCGAGAGCCGCAGCGCCGATCTGTCCGCCACCGAACGCAGGCGCGCCGGGCAGGCGGCGCGCGAGGCCGAGGCGCTGGCCCGGGAGCTGGGCGATCCCGCCCTGCTGGTGTTCGCCCTCAACGGCGTCTTCCTCCAGTCCTTCACCCGGCCCGGGCTCGCGGCGGCACGAGACGTGACCGGCTCCGAGATCCTGGACCTGGCCACCCGGCACGAGCTGCCGGACTTCGCCGTGCTCGGCCGGCTCATCCGCCTGCAATCCGCCTCCGCTCTCGGCGACCTCGACGCCGCGACCGCACACGCCGAGGCAGCCGAGCAGCTCGCCGTCAGCACCGAGGCCCTGCTCGTCCCCGTCCTCACCGGCTGGTTCCGGGCCCGGGCCACGGCCGCCCGCAGTACGGAACCGGGCGGGCCGACCGCCGCCACGGCCGCGGCGCACTACCGCGCCGCCGAAAACGCCCTCGCTGGGACAGCGGGCATGCCGGGGCTGCACCGGGGCCTGTTCGCCCTCGCCCTCCTGGGCCTACGTCTCCTGCACGACCGTCCCGCGCCCACCGACCCCGCCCTCGACTGGGGCCCGTACCACCCCTGGACGCACCCCTTGGTGCTGCTTGCCCGCAACCGGGACGAGGAGGCCCGTGCCGCCCTGGCCATGGCGCCCGAACCACCGCCTGATCACATGCAGGAGGCACTCTGGTGTCTGACCGCCCACGCCGCCGCCCGCCTCGGCGAGCGCCCGGTCGCCGCCCGCGCGGCAACGGCCCTGCGCGCCGCCCGCACCGAACACGCGGGCGGGGCGAGCGGGATGCTGACGCTGGGGTCGGTGGCGCGGTACCTGGCGGAGGCGGAGGCATGCGCCGACAAGAGATGA
- a CDS encoding alpha/beta hydrolase gives MTVIIPGFDHVRLPGTDGVELAAAVGGNGSPVVLLHGFPQTHLMWRHVAERLAGERTVICPDLRGYGASDKPAATGPEVYSKRTMAADVVALAAALGHERFALVGHDRGALVAFRAGLDHPETLTHLGVLDVVPTLDMWNVLHGVPASVGYHLFLMAQPPGLPETMIANSADAFFGSFLDAWARNPAAIPEPVRAAYLRASAAAVPSIVADYRASAGIDVTHDQADQDAGSQLAMPVTVVQQDWGARLGYDAAALWHAWAPDLDHRLTGAGHFMAEEAPDEITEAIRDLLLR, from the coding sequence ATGACTGTCATCATCCCCGGCTTCGACCACGTCCGTCTGCCCGGCACCGACGGAGTGGAGCTGGCTGCCGCCGTCGGCGGCAACGGCAGCCCGGTCGTGCTGCTGCATGGCTTCCCACAGACCCACCTGATGTGGCGGCACGTCGCCGAGCGGCTCGCCGGCGAGCGCACGGTGATCTGTCCCGACCTGCGCGGCTACGGCGCCAGCGACAAGCCGGCGGCCACCGGCCCCGAGGTGTACTCCAAGCGCACCATGGCCGCCGATGTCGTCGCCCTGGCGGCGGCACTCGGCCATGAACGCTTCGCCCTGGTCGGCCACGACCGGGGCGCTCTGGTCGCCTTCCGGGCGGGGCTGGACCATCCCGAGACCCTCACACACCTGGGCGTCCTTGACGTCGTGCCGACCCTGGACATGTGGAACGTCCTTCACGGTGTCCCGGCGTCGGTCGGCTACCACCTGTTCCTCATGGCGCAGCCGCCGGGGCTGCCGGAGACGATGATCGCCAACAGCGCCGACGCCTTCTTCGGCTCCTTCCTCGACGCCTGGGCCAGGAACCCGGCCGCCATACCGGAACCGGTCCGCGCCGCGTACCTGCGGGCGAGCGCCGCGGCCGTGCCGTCGATCGTCGCGGACTACCGGGCCTCGGCGGGCATCGACGTCACCCACGACCAGGCGGACCAGGACGCCGGCTCCCAACTGGCCATGCCCGTGACGGTCGTCCAGCAGGACTGGGGCGCGCGACTGGGCTACGATGCCGCCGCGCTCTGGCACGCGTGGGCGCCGGACCTGGACCACCGGCTGACCGGAGCGGGGCACTTCATGGCCGAGGAGGCGCCCGACGAGATCACGGAGGCGATCCGCGACCTGCTGCTCCGCTGA
- a CDS encoding WD40 repeat domain-containing protein → MGGNGNGDGDGVADDLREGAWLESGPRGAALIHTLLGSFKRGAVAISPDGRHGLCGGGNEPVRLWELATGTLLRTLGTRGTGESGVAIPGNWVLACGGGKFMRCTVNGAVAWIDTRNPLGRQARLRGPYFDRSQGAMDGRGTVAFSGTGRFALGVCGDFALRIWDLSDGTCTRTLTGHTVIATTVWLSPDARRAVSAGLDGEIRVWDVDSGECAAFPNPGSWVSSVCLSPNGRLVLAVGDHRGSAPSGRTLWGRRRQDRTLWLLDAATGDVVRTFEDVRGRRTRPPGHPDDRSDEVLTARFTSDGRFAVSGEDDGRIRIWNTATGRCVRTLEGHTDDVYGIALTPDDRFLLSGSTDGTLCLWELHR, encoded by the coding sequence ATGGGCGGCAACGGCAACGGCGACGGCGACGGGGTTGCGGACGACCTGCGGGAGGGTGCTTGGCTGGAGAGCGGACCCCGCGGGGCGGCCCTGATCCACACCCTGCTGGGATCCTTCAAACGAGGCGCGGTCGCGATCTCCCCGGACGGGCGGCACGGCCTGTGCGGCGGCGGGAACGAGCCGGTACGGCTGTGGGAGCTCGCCACGGGAACGCTCTTGCGGACCCTGGGGACCCGTGGCACGGGGGAGAGCGGAGTCGCCATCCCAGGGAACTGGGTGCTGGCGTGCGGCGGCGGGAAGTTCATGCGGTGCACGGTCAACGGCGCGGTGGCCTGGATCGACACCCGCAACCCGCTGGGCCGGCAGGCCCGATTGAGAGGCCCGTACTTCGATCGCAGCCAGGGCGCGATGGACGGCCGAGGAACGGTCGCCTTCAGCGGCACCGGCCGCTTCGCCCTGGGTGTCTGTGGAGACTTCGCCTTGCGGATATGGGACCTCTCGGACGGAACGTGCACACGGACGCTGACCGGCCACACGGTCATCGCGACCACGGTATGGCTCAGCCCGGACGCACGCCGGGCGGTGTCGGCCGGCCTCGACGGCGAGATCCGGGTCTGGGACGTGGACAGCGGGGAGTGCGCCGCGTTCCCGAACCCGGGCTCATGGGTCTCCTCCGTGTGCCTGAGCCCCAACGGCCGCCTCGTGCTTGCCGTAGGGGACCACCGGGGCTCCGCCCCCTCGGGCCGTACGCTCTGGGGCCGCAGGCGCCAGGACCGAACGCTCTGGCTTCTGGACGCCGCCACCGGTGACGTCGTACGCACCTTCGAAGACGTACGGGGCCGACGCACCCGCCCGCCAGGGCATCCCGACGACCGGTCCGACGAGGTCCTGACGGCCCGGTTCACCTCCGACGGCCGCTTCGCCGTCTCGGGCGAGGACGACGGCCGGATACGCATCTGGAACACGGCGACCGGTCGCTGCGTGCGGACCCTGGAAGGCCACACCGACGACGTCTACGGCATCGCCCTCACCCCCGACGACCGCTTCCTCCTATCAGGCAGCACAGACGGCACCCTGTGCCTGTGGGAACTCCACCGGTAG
- a CDS encoding VOC family protein, which produces MPHDITRLHHVGHVVSDMAQAIALYRRLGFHVPPPSVPALAPREGTAPEPFGAANTHADLSRSFVELVTPLKPGNGEGLPPDARIVPLQAPPEKLPLLMSRIEETSAQLAGWRDRFEGLHILMFASADVDGTANRLTAVGVEHGGVNTVGRPVETANGVRTEPVRYLEIDGAPEGRVGVVADLDPEFQHTRHLDHPNGAQDLVEAVLCVPDGQLPLVRERYERYLGGSISAEEPVTLLTRAALLDLLPGEDPPALPALVSCTVAVPDIARVRALLAENGLPVGETSRGELFVPAEAALGAALIFREM; this is translated from the coding sequence ATGCCTCACGACATCACACGCTTACATCACGTCGGCCACGTCGTCAGCGACATGGCCCAAGCCATAGCGCTCTACCGGCGGCTCGGATTTCACGTTCCGCCACCCAGCGTGCCGGCGCTGGCGCCCCGTGAGGGAACCGCGCCCGAGCCCTTCGGGGCAGCGAACACCCACGCCGACCTCTCCCGCAGCTTCGTCGAGTTGGTGACCCCGCTGAAGCCCGGGAACGGAGAGGGCCTGCCACCCGATGCGCGGATCGTTCCCCTCCAGGCGCCTCCGGAGAAGCTTCCCCTGCTCATGTCGCGAATCGAGGAGACCAGCGCCCAACTCGCCGGATGGCGCGATCGGTTCGAAGGACTTCACATCCTGATGTTTGCCTCGGCGGATGTCGACGGCACGGCGAACCGGCTCACTGCTGTCGGTGTCGAACACGGCGGGGTTAACACCGTAGGCCGACCAGTCGAGACCGCCAATGGCGTGCGCACGGAACCCGTCCGCTACTTGGAGATCGACGGTGCGCCAGAAGGCCGGGTCGGCGTCGTCGCCGACTTGGACCCGGAATTCCAGCACACCCGCCACCTCGACCACCCCAACGGCGCCCAGGACCTCGTCGAGGCGGTGCTGTGCGTACCTGACGGACAACTTCCCCTGGTGCGCGAGCGGTACGAGCGATATCTAGGAGGCTCGATCTCGGCAGAGGAGCCGGTCACCCTCCTGACCAGGGCCGCCCTCCTGGATCTGCTGCCGGGTGAGGATCCGCCCGCACTCCCGGCGCTCGTCTCCTGCACAGTTGCCGTCCCCGACATCGCTCGGGTGCGTGCGCTATTGGCAGAGAACGGACTGCCCGTGGGGGAGACTTCCCGAGGGGAGCTCTTCGTACCGGCTGAAGCGGCCCTCGGTGCCGCTCTGATCTTCCGGGAGATGTGA